GAAAGACATCCATGGCCTCTTCCGACCATGCCACGAAGTTCCTGAAGGATTCGGCATCTTTTTCAGAGAATTTGGCAATGGATCGGGCCGATTTTTCGGGGTCCTTATAAAGGGCCAGATGGGTTCCATCCTGAAAAGGCATGACGAGCTGTACGTCCGGATAAATCCACGCGAGATCGTACTTCGTCTCCAGCTCGAAATCGCGCATCGGTGGAGCATATTCCACCATCATGTGATAAATGGCATGGCTATCCACGAGCATGCCGGGAAGGAGAAGGTTCTCGGTGGCCAATCCGCCGCCGATCTCGTACCTCCGTTCAAGAACCGCCACTTTCAGTCCTGCTTTTGTAAGATAACCTGCGGCAGTGAGACCATTGGGTCCAGCTCCTATGATGATCCCGTCGTACTCCAGCTCCCTCATAGCGCCTCCTTGCTCTCATGGTTCGTTCTGAGAATTGTATACAAGCTATTTATAATTTGTAGCGTTTAGTTATTGACATATCAAGGCAATTTAATTTATAGTTGTATAATATTTATTCTAAAAAGCAGGATTCCGGAGCTGGATCGATGATTAATTTGAACCAGTTGAGGGCATTCTATTCGGTCGTAAAAACCGGCACCTTTTCGAAGGCGGCGGCCGAGTTGTTCGTCACCGAGCCTGCGGTCTTTATCCAGGTCCGCTCTCTTGAGCGATGCCTCGGCTTTAAACTTCTGGATAAGTTGGGGAAGGACCTCACGCCCACCGAGACGGGCAGGCTCCTTTACGGATATGCAGAAAAAATATTCAACCTTGTCGATGAGGCAGAAGCCGCGATCAAAGATGTGAGGGACCTGAAGAAAGGGGATCTGAGGGTGGGAACAGCGAATGCCCTTGCCCAATACCTCATGCCTATCATTATCTCGTCATTCCAGGACAATCACCCGAAAATACAGGTCCATCTCGACGAGGCCAGCTCCAGCGAGCTTGTGAGGGGCGTCCTTGCCCATAACTACGAGGTGGCTATCGTTGCGAGAGTCTCCTATCCCGAGACCGTCGAATATATTCCGTTAAGCACGGAAGAAATCGTCCTCGTTGTCTCCCCTCGCTCCAAGCTGGCGGCAAGAGAGAGGTGTTCCCTCAGCGAGTTGAACGGCAACCCAATGATCTGCAGGGATATCAGGTCTGCCACGCGCCAGGCGATATGGAGTGAATTCGAAAAGAAACGGATCAAGCCGTCCGCGATCATAGAGGCGGGGAACACTGAATTCATCAAGAATCTTGTAGGCAAGAACAAGGGCGTCTCCTTTCTGGCAAGGATCTGCGTGGGAAAGGAGGTGGAGAGGGGAGAGCTTGTCATCGTACCTTTCGAAGAAGGACCTTTCTTCCTCCCCATCGATGCGATCCACCTGAAGGGGAAGACCCTCTCCTCGGCTGCGATCACCTTCCTTCATTTTCTCAAACAGACGAGCAAAGATCCGAATCTTGGCTCTTTTGTGGATCGGATGACCGGGAAGAAAGAAATCTTCGAGGACAGGGGTACTTCCCGGGCCCCGTGACAGGCCCGGGAAGAAGGGGCAGTTATGCACCGGCGTACCGGTCTTTTCAGGAGCCCGGGGTAAACCCCGGGACCTCTATTCAGTTAATTCCGGCTATTTTTGTACGCTTCAAGGGTCTCTATGAAGGCATCTATCCTGTTGTGCGTATCAGCTTCGTTATATGAGCTGATGTCGACGATGTCGCCTTCCATGATGAGTATCGGTATATGTCCATATACCTTCCTGAGGACCTCCGCCTGCAAAATGATCCCCGCGTGCCAGCTCCGGCACGAAAAGGCGGAATGGAAGACCACCCCGTCACATTTATAATCATCTACATACTCCATTATACGCTCCACAAGGGGCGCCGATCCCGGTTTTTGCCGTGCCTTGTCATACCAGTGCGTATAGTAGCGGATGAGGCGCCACGCAATATGCTCGAGGGGGTCGCTCGTGTTCGGCAGATCGAGGCGGTCTATCGGCTGGGCCACGTGGTAAGTGGTTTCGGCCGGAAAGACCGCTCCTTTGCCGTTGAAGTACTGGAAGTCCCCCAAGGCAAACCACGAGGGGAGTCCTGCTCCCCATACGAGCCTGTATTTTTCCTCTTCGGCCACGCCTTCCTTCTTCTCGACTTTTTCTCTCAGCTCCGCGTTCAGCTCCTTATAAAAATCATAGGCCTCCTGAGTGCCGAGATTGAAGGTGATCGGCACCATGGTATTCATGGCATCCCCCGTATCCATGGGAGTCGGGCGGGCCTTCCTCAATGCATAGGTCTCATCGAAGAGGTCCCACGTCCGGTCCGCCAGGTCGACCGCCGCTTCGAGCCTGTCCCAGTCCATCTTCTTTCCCGTGACTTTTTCGCAGAAGCGGACGCACTCCCTCAGTTCTTCGGTGATATATTTCACGTAAAACTTCTCCACCTCCCTCCGGTCGGTCTGCGGGTCCCAGGGGGGATAGTACATGCCGCCCACGAATACCGGAACATCCGGCAGGTAATGGCGGGTGGCCTGAGGCCATTTGAACCGGGGATCGCATAGCTGCTGGGCGCTGCCGATAATCATATCGGGCCGTCCCATGCCTCCCCAGGGGGCGCCGGGAGGCGTCTCCCCTCCCATTTCTTCACGTAAGATATCGAAGCCGAGATTGCAGGTGGCATAGGTGCAGAGGGAGCGGGAGAAGTTTTCCGATTCCGCCTTTTGGAGGTACTGTTCCGCATCCCGCTTGGCGGCACACAAGCCCGAGAAGCTTTCGCCCCATGCCGGCACAATATCCATGGCCCGCATGATCTCATCATGGCCGTCCATTATAAAGGCGTAGGCGACCTTTTTGCCCTCCTCCCGGGCTTTCAGCGTTGCTGAAAGGTTTGAGCGCACGAACTTCGGTATCTTTGCAGCCGACTGTGTGGCGAGTGCTCTTGGTTTCTTCTCTTCCATCTCAATACCTCACAAATTTTTGTCTATTGGCCAAGCTCATGAGATCATCTCCAGAAAGGCGCCGATCCTCGTCTCGAGGCGGGGCAGGGTGGAATTGGCGTATTCGTACTCAAGGTAAAGAACGGACGCTCCCGCCGATTCGATGTACGCTTTTATCGCGGGGACCTCGAATCCATAGGGGTCGCAATACTTATTAATCAAAAGAACCACCCCATCCACTTTAAAATCGTGTATATCCTGCTTCAGGTGACCGAAGCGGGCATCGGTGTTCTCTCCGTATGTCTTGCCTGCGGCCACATAGGTGGTAGGCAGGTTTACGTGCCTCAGGTAGTGCTCTGCCAGTCCCTGAAGGGGGTCCGGCGTGGTGTCGATCTCCGACCGGCAGAGCTTTGCTCCGATGGAGATATCGTCCATGACGAGCCATGCCCCGGCGCCCTCGATAGTATGGGCGATGGCTGCGGTGTCTACCTGGTCCCCCACGATCATGATCCTTTTTCCTCCATTCC
The Syntrophorhabdaceae bacterium DNA segment above includes these coding regions:
- a CDS encoding LysR family transcriptional regulator — translated: MINLNQLRAFYSVVKTGTFSKAAAELFVTEPAVFIQVRSLERCLGFKLLDKLGKDLTPTETGRLLYGYAEKIFNLVDEAEAAIKDVRDLKKGDLRVGTANALAQYLMPIIISSFQDNHPKIQVHLDEASSSELVRGVLAHNYEVAIVARVSYPETVEYIPLSTEEIVLVVSPRSKLAARERCSLSELNGNPMICRDIRSATRQAIWSEFEKKRIKPSAIIEAGNTEFIKNLVGKNKGVSFLARICVGKEVERGELVIVPFEEGPFFLPIDAIHLKGKTLSSAAITFLHFLKQTSKDPNLGSFVDRMTGKKEIFEDRGTSRAP
- a CDS encoding 2-hydroxyacyl-CoA dehydratase family protein, whose protein sequence is MEEKKPRALATQSAAKIPKFVRSNLSATLKAREEGKKVAYAFIMDGHDEIMRAMDIVPAWGESFSGLCAAKRDAEQYLQKAESENFSRSLCTYATCNLGFDILREEMGGETPPGAPWGGMGRPDMIIGSAQQLCDPRFKWPQATRHYLPDVPVFVGGMYYPPWDPQTDRREVEKFYVKYITEELRECVRFCEKVTGKKMDWDRLEAAVDLADRTWDLFDETYALRKARPTPMDTGDAMNTMVPITFNLGTQEAYDFYKELNAELREKVEKKEGVAEEEKYRLVWGAGLPSWFALGDFQYFNGKGAVFPAETTYHVAQPIDRLDLPNTSDPLEHIAWRLIRYYTHWYDKARQKPGSAPLVERIMEYVDDYKCDGVVFHSAFSCRSWHAGIILQAEVLRKVYGHIPILIMEGDIVDISSYNEADTHNRIDAFIETLEAYKNSRN